The Rissa tridactyla isolate bRisTri1 chromosome 6, bRisTri1.patW.cur.20221130, whole genome shotgun sequence genome includes a region encoding these proteins:
- the LOC128910779 gene encoding coagulation factor IX-like isoform X2, translating to MLTEMGSSSSLVVFLLMMCSINGSSPFSYSEEIRPGNLERECNEEKCSFEEAKEIFHSQEKTMEFWFNYKGLNPCSTNPCKNGGVCKIRHYSYFCICPPRFGGDNCEKEQFECWYKNGGCWQYCRDGSAWRAACSCAPGYSLQEDGKSCLPAAPFPCGLIKARQALEEARLGQNRLPRGRREHGAEAAEWNESTEWTLGQMELEQSDTGENETIFGQSMRTERDTEVAGDASSWNKMLADAVTRELLGDGAAGREAGVPEHEEPLEGTGWPGSSPAPWGEPTRGPAWPSETTVPAARWQERVENAAGQNQTTRDDGLHGSSDWGNVSAVPQFAQTDVSSTLEQNGARITGGTLCHRGHCPWQVLIRNSRDIGFCGGSLISSRWVVTAAHCLDLVRPHHVTIGDFDKYQREFKEQKIGVERSWTHPHYDSNDYNGDIALLYLSGDVIFNEYALPICLPSPGLAALLGEEGRVGMVSGWGATHDRGSTLRFLMKVRLPIVAMETCQRATDRLVTDNMFCAGYRAEAADACKGDSGGPFTMSYHNTWFLLGIVSWGEGCAEEGKYGVYTRVSNYLPWIKEVVESVADSENFSVNFS from the exons ATGCTCACTGAAATGGGGAGCAGTTCCTCACTTGTGGTGTTTCTCCTGATGATGTGCTCCATCAACGGCAGCTCTCCGTTTTCATACTCCG AAGAGATTCGTCCAGGGAACTTGGAGAGAGAATGCAATGAGGAGAAGTGTTCATTTGAGGAGGCTAAGGAGATCTTCCATTCGCAGGAGAAAACA ATGGAGTTTTGGTTCAATTACAAAG gTTTAAATCCATGTAGTACAAATCCCTGTAAAAACGGTGGAGTCTGCAAAATAAGACACTACAGTTACTTTTGCATCTGCCCCCCCAGATTTGGAGGAGACAACTGTGAAAAAG AGCAGTTCGAGTGCTGGTACAAGAACGGCGGGTGCTGGCAGTACTGCCGGGACGGCAGCGCCTGGCGGGCGGCGTGTTCCTGCGCCCCGGGGTACAGCCTGCAGGAGGACGGGAAGAGCTGCCTGCCAGCAG CACCGTTTCCCTGTGGCCTGATTAAAGCCAGGCAGGCGCTGGAGGAAGCGCGGCTGGGGCAGAACCGGCTCCCGAGGGGCCGGCGGGAGCACGGGGCTGAAGCGGCTGAGTGGAATGAGAGCACGGAGTGGACACTTGGGCAGATGGAGCTGGAACAAAGCGACACTGGGGAAAATGAGACCATCTTTGGGCAGAGCATGCGCACGgagagggacactgaggtggcGGGAGATGCTTCCAGCTGGAACAAGATGCTGGCGGATGCTGTGAcccgggagctgctgggagatggTGCTGCTGGGCGGGAGGCGGGTGTTCCTGAGCACGAGGAGCCCCTGGAGGGGACGGGCTGGCCCGGGAGCAGCCCGGCCCCTTGGGGTGAGCCCACCCGGGGCCCTGCATGGCCCAGCGAGACCACAGTGCCTGCTGCCAGGTGGCAAGAAAGGGTGGAAAATGCTGCTGGGCAAAACCAAACCACGCGTGACGACGGGCTGCACGGGAGCAGTGACTGGGGGAACGTTTCGGCCGTGCCTCAGTTCGCCCAGACAGATGTCAGCTCTACATTAGAGCAGAATGGCGCCAGGATAACGGGAGGAACGTTGTGTCACCGAGGACATTGCCCCTGGCAG GTGTTGATCCGCAACAGCAGAGATATCGGTTTCTGCGGGGGGAGTTTAATCAGCAGCCGCTGGGTGGTCACTGCTGCGCACTGCCTTGACCTCGTCAGACCACACCACGTTACCATAG GAGACTTCGACAAATATCAAAGAGAATTCAAAGAACAGAAGATCGGTGTGGAACGGAGCTGGACACATCCCCATTACGATTCAAATGACTACAACGGTGACATCGCCTTGTTGTACCTGAGCGGTGACGTTATTTTTAACGAGTATGCGCTTCCCatctgcctccccagccctggccttGCCGCCCTGCTGGGCGAGGAGGGGAGGGTGGGGATGGTGAGCGGATGGGGGGCCACGCACGACAGAGGCTCCACGCTGCGCTTCCTCATGAAAGTCCGGCTGCCCATCGTGGCCATGGAGACCTGCCAGCGGGCGACAGATAGACTCGTCACTGACAACATGTTCTGCGCCGGGTACCGCGCTGAGGCCGCGGACGCCTGCAAAGGGGACAGCGGGGGCCCCTTCACCATGTCCTACCACAACACTTGGTTTCTCTTGGGCATTGTGAGCTGGGGCGAGGGCTGCGCTGAGGAAGGGAAATACGGTGTCTATACGAGAGTATCCAACTACCTCCCCTGGATTAAAGAGGTTGTTGAGAGTGTAGCAGATTCGGAAAACTTTTCCGTTAACTTTTCCTAA
- the LOC128910779 gene encoding coagulation factor VII-like isoform X1, translating into MLTEMGSSSSLVVFLLMMCSINGSSPFSYSVFMRRDEAHEVLKVHKRANYFLEEIRPGNLERECNEEKCSFEEAKEIFHSQEKTMEFWFNYKGLNPCSTNPCKNGGVCKIRHYSYFCICPPRFGGDNCEKEQFECWYKNGGCWQYCRDGSAWRAACSCAPGYSLQEDGKSCLPAAPFPCGLIKARQALEEARLGQNRLPRGRREHGAEAAEWNESTEWTLGQMELEQSDTGENETIFGQSMRTERDTEVAGDASSWNKMLADAVTRELLGDGAAGREAGVPEHEEPLEGTGWPGSSPAPWGEPTRGPAWPSETTVPAARWQERVENAAGQNQTTRDDGLHGSSDWGNVSAVPQFAQTDVSSTLEQNGARITGGTLCHRGHCPWQVLIRNSRDIGFCGGSLISSRWVVTAAHCLDLVRPHHVTIGDFDKYQREFKEQKIGVERSWTHPHYDSNDYNGDIALLYLSGDVIFNEYALPICLPSPGLAALLGEEGRVGMVSGWGATHDRGSTLRFLMKVRLPIVAMETCQRATDRLVTDNMFCAGYRAEAADACKGDSGGPFTMSYHNTWFLLGIVSWGEGCAEEGKYGVYTRVSNYLPWIKEVVESVADSENFSVNFS; encoded by the exons ATGCTCACTGAAATGGGGAGCAGTTCCTCACTTGTGGTGTTTCTCCTGATGATGTGCTCCATCAACGGCAGCTCTCCGTTTTCATACTCCG tgTTTATGAGAAGAGACGAAGCACACGAGGTGCTGAAAGTCCATAAACGTGCTAACTATTTTCTAGAAGAGATTCGTCCAGGGAACTTGGAGAGAGAATGCAATGAGGAGAAGTGTTCATTTGAGGAGGCTAAGGAGATCTTCCATTCGCAGGAGAAAACA ATGGAGTTTTGGTTCAATTACAAAG gTTTAAATCCATGTAGTACAAATCCCTGTAAAAACGGTGGAGTCTGCAAAATAAGACACTACAGTTACTTTTGCATCTGCCCCCCCAGATTTGGAGGAGACAACTGTGAAAAAG AGCAGTTCGAGTGCTGGTACAAGAACGGCGGGTGCTGGCAGTACTGCCGGGACGGCAGCGCCTGGCGGGCGGCGTGTTCCTGCGCCCCGGGGTACAGCCTGCAGGAGGACGGGAAGAGCTGCCTGCCAGCAG CACCGTTTCCCTGTGGCCTGATTAAAGCCAGGCAGGCGCTGGAGGAAGCGCGGCTGGGGCAGAACCGGCTCCCGAGGGGCCGGCGGGAGCACGGGGCTGAAGCGGCTGAGTGGAATGAGAGCACGGAGTGGACACTTGGGCAGATGGAGCTGGAACAAAGCGACACTGGGGAAAATGAGACCATCTTTGGGCAGAGCATGCGCACGgagagggacactgaggtggcGGGAGATGCTTCCAGCTGGAACAAGATGCTGGCGGATGCTGTGAcccgggagctgctgggagatggTGCTGCTGGGCGGGAGGCGGGTGTTCCTGAGCACGAGGAGCCCCTGGAGGGGACGGGCTGGCCCGGGAGCAGCCCGGCCCCTTGGGGTGAGCCCACCCGGGGCCCTGCATGGCCCAGCGAGACCACAGTGCCTGCTGCCAGGTGGCAAGAAAGGGTGGAAAATGCTGCTGGGCAAAACCAAACCACGCGTGACGACGGGCTGCACGGGAGCAGTGACTGGGGGAACGTTTCGGCCGTGCCTCAGTTCGCCCAGACAGATGTCAGCTCTACATTAGAGCAGAATGGCGCCAGGATAACGGGAGGAACGTTGTGTCACCGAGGACATTGCCCCTGGCAG GTGTTGATCCGCAACAGCAGAGATATCGGTTTCTGCGGGGGGAGTTTAATCAGCAGCCGCTGGGTGGTCACTGCTGCGCACTGCCTTGACCTCGTCAGACCACACCACGTTACCATAG GAGACTTCGACAAATATCAAAGAGAATTCAAAGAACAGAAGATCGGTGTGGAACGGAGCTGGACACATCCCCATTACGATTCAAATGACTACAACGGTGACATCGCCTTGTTGTACCTGAGCGGTGACGTTATTTTTAACGAGTATGCGCTTCCCatctgcctccccagccctggccttGCCGCCCTGCTGGGCGAGGAGGGGAGGGTGGGGATGGTGAGCGGATGGGGGGCCACGCACGACAGAGGCTCCACGCTGCGCTTCCTCATGAAAGTCCGGCTGCCCATCGTGGCCATGGAGACCTGCCAGCGGGCGACAGATAGACTCGTCACTGACAACATGTTCTGCGCCGGGTACCGCGCTGAGGCCGCGGACGCCTGCAAAGGGGACAGCGGGGGCCCCTTCACCATGTCCTACCACAACACTTGGTTTCTCTTGGGCATTGTGAGCTGGGGCGAGGGCTGCGCTGAGGAAGGGAAATACGGTGTCTATACGAGAGTATCCAACTACCTCCCCTGGATTAAAGAGGTTGTTGAGAGTGTAGCAGATTCGGAAAACTTTTCCGTTAACTTTTCCTAA